In Deinococcus psychrotolerans, a genomic segment contains:
- a CDS encoding gamma-glutamylcyclotransferase family protein — MNEPFAPALSQTDTDLTSVFVYGTLMPGERWEEVARRGGNYHAEPAQLSGVVLADLRPEGYPALFADEGASVPVSGWLYTYDAQSWVSALPFLDDLEGLHLMPPLYHRVQVTAQTEQGPRQTWVYLYARSARRDAAGFFPVASGRWADVPERHSEGPRQTWEE, encoded by the coding sequence ATGAATGAACCTTTTGCGCCCGCTTTGTCTCAGACCGACACCGACCTGACCAGCGTATTTGTCTATGGCACCCTGATGCCCGGCGAGCGCTGGGAAGAAGTGGCCCGGCGCGGCGGTAACTACCACGCCGAACCCGCTCAGCTCAGCGGCGTGGTGTTGGCTGATCTGCGGCCCGAAGGTTATCCGGCGCTGTTTGCGGATGAAGGAGCCAGTGTTCCAGTATCGGGCTGGCTGTATACCTACGACGCCCAGAGCTGGGTGAGTGCCCTGCCCTTTCTGGATGATCTAGAAGGGCTTCACCTCATGCCGCCGCTGTATCACCGCGTCCAAGTCACCGCTCAGACGGAGCAGGGGCCGCGCCAAACTTGGGTGTATTTGTATGCCCGCTCCGCCCGCAGGGACGCCGCCGGTTTTTTTCCTGTCGCCTCGGGCCGCTGGGCAGATGTACCGGAGCGCCACTCCGAAGGGCCGCGCCAGACTTGGGAGGAGTGA
- a CDS encoding helix-turn-helix domain-containing protein, which translates to MGRRKRWVVQLSDDERQQLTDMTRKGVHSARVVARARLLLLSDRGLLDRDVAERQGVSSATVASIRKKYTEGGLQAALHEKARPKQPPKLNAQRTAILIAEVCSSPDGREKWTMQLLADRLVTLGVVDSISDETVRRTLKKTHSNRGRFKVGVSPR; encoded by the coding sequence ATGGGACGACGGAAACGGTGGGTTGTGCAGCTGAGCGACGATGAGCGGCAGCAACTGACGGACATGACTCGGAAAGGCGTGCACAGTGCGCGGGTCGTGGCCCGCGCACGCCTCCTGCTCCTGAGCGACAGAGGCCTGCTGGATCGGGACGTGGCCGAGCGCCAAGGCGTGAGTTCTGCCACCGTCGCGTCGATCCGCAAGAAGTACACCGAGGGCGGCCTCCAGGCTGCCCTCCACGAGAAAGCACGGCCCAAACAGCCGCCCAAACTGAACGCGCAGCGGACGGCGATCTTGATCGCCGAAGTGTGCTCGAGTCCCGACGGCCGGGAGAAATGGACGATGCAACTGCTGGCCGATCGTCTGGTGACCCTGGGTGTGGTGGACAGCATCAGTGACGAGACCGTACGGAGAACACTGAAAAAAACGCACTCAAACCGTGGCAGGTTCAAAGTTGGTGTGTCGCCCAGGTAG
- a CDS encoding SPFH domain-containing protein — protein sequence MSELDKVPQTSGRGVSPESGVASVERRAFGLPGVPAVLLWLVVVAAALGTLLFGGGALSLLGFVLAALAFFGLIGFFIVQPNQASVLTLFGRYVGTERRNGFYWTNPFTVRKRVSLRIRNFNSERLKVNDLMGNPIEIAAVIVWRVVDTARALFDVEDYVGFVEIQAETALRHLASQYPYDNYEETGMSLRGNADEVAEALGRELTTRLRHAGVEVLEARLSHLAYSPEIAGAMLQRQQASAIIAARSQIVAGAVGMVEMALKQLSEQNIVQLDEERKAQMVSNLLVVLTSERGTQPVVNAGSLY from the coding sequence ATGAGCGAACTGGACAAAGTACCGCAGACTTCAGGCCGGGGCGTGTCGCCGGAAAGTGGCGTAGCCAGCGTGGAGCGCCGCGCCTTCGGTTTGCCGGGAGTGCCCGCCGTGCTGCTGTGGCTGGTGGTGGTCGCGGCAGCGCTGGGCACACTGCTGTTTGGCGGCGGGGCGCTTTCATTGCTGGGCTTCGTGCTGGCGGCGCTGGCCTTTTTCGGCTTGATCGGCTTTTTTATCGTGCAGCCCAATCAGGCCAGCGTGCTGACCTTATTCGGCCGCTACGTCGGCACCGAGCGGCGCAACGGCTTTTACTGGACCAATCCCTTCACGGTTCGCAAGCGGGTATCGCTGCGGATTCGCAATTTCAACTCCGAGCGCCTCAAGGTCAACGACCTGATGGGCAACCCCATCGAAATCGCCGCCGTGATCGTCTGGCGCGTGGTCGACACGGCGCGGGCGCTGTTTGATGTGGAAGATTACGTGGGCTTCGTGGAGATTCAGGCTGAAACCGCCCTGCGCCACCTCGCTTCGCAGTACCCCTACGACAACTACGAGGAAACTGGCATGAGCCTGCGCGGCAACGCCGACGAGGTGGCCGAGGCGCTGGGCCGCGAGCTGACCACCCGCCTGCGCCACGCCGGCGTAGAAGTTTTGGAGGCCCGCCTGTCGCACCTGGCTTACTCGCCGGAAATTGCCGGAGCGATGCTCCAGCGCCAGCAGGCCAGCGCCATCATCGCCGCCCGCTCTCAAATCGTGGCCGGCGCGGTGGGCATGGTCGAGATGGCCCTCAAGCAACTTTCCGAGCAAAACATCGTGCAGCTCGACGAGGAGCGCAAGGCCCAGATGGTCAGCAACTTACTGGTGGTGCTGACCAGTGAGCGCGGCACACAGCCGGTGGTCAACGCCGGAAGCCTCTACTAA
- a CDS encoding arginine--tRNA ligase, translating to MNLKAQLKAAVEQAAQVLTDAQGLAPLEVAIQETPPGKAGDYGTPAAFQLAKLLKANPAQVAQQLAESVKLPAGIARAETAGPFLNFFVDAGVFVQSVVTDPATPQQGSGKVVIEHTSVNPNKELHVGHVRNVVLGDSMGRIFRAAGHEVEIQNYIDDTGRQAAESLYAQAHYRRKWDGKQKYDHFMGEGYVRLNADADKPELEEGIRAIIHRLETGELRGEIEQIVAAHLNTCFRLGARYDLLNWESDVVGSGFLSQAMNILQESPYSSRPAEGKFAGAFVMDVSHFMPGLEESKVVLMRSDGSAMYAAKDIGYQFWKFGLFEGMKFKPFMLDPEGHTIWTSAPDGEPDTQHRFGHAAEVINVIDSRQEHPQKVVKASLGVAQHPEQEERSIHLSYAFVTYEGQTISGRKGIGVSADAVLDEAEQLVTELMQSLKPDVIGTSEGSEIVRRIAVGAIRFAMLKAEPTRQIDFRWDQALALQGDTAPYVQYAAVRAGNILKKAAAEGYAVDGSGADWSMVTELDLNLAKIVAKYPEVIANSVRVHSPHVVAQYALDLAAAFNGWYNAKTKEGRPATNVLASEPGLREARLALVGRLQRAFVQTLGLIGIEVPSAM from the coding sequence ATGAACCTCAAAGCCCAACTCAAAGCCGCTGTAGAGCAGGCCGCCCAAGTCCTGACCGACGCACAGGGTCTTGCTCCCCTGGAAGTGGCGATTCAGGAAACCCCGCCGGGCAAAGCCGGCGACTACGGCACGCCCGCCGCCTTCCAGCTCGCCAAGTTGCTGAAGGCCAACCCGGCGCAGGTGGCGCAGCAGCTTGCCGAAAGTGTGAAGCTGCCCGCTGGCATCGCCCGCGCCGAGACGGCTGGTCCCTTCCTTAACTTTTTCGTGGACGCCGGGGTGTTCGTGCAGTCGGTAGTCACCGACCCGGCCACCCCGCAGCAGGGCAGCGGCAAAGTGGTGATCGAGCACACCTCGGTCAATCCCAACAAAGAGCTTCACGTCGGACACGTCCGCAACGTGGTGCTGGGCGACAGCATGGGGCGCATCTTCCGGGCCGCCGGACACGAAGTCGAGATTCAGAACTACATCGACGACACCGGACGCCAGGCTGCCGAGAGCCTCTACGCCCAGGCGCATTACCGCCGCAAGTGGGACGGCAAGCAGAAATACGATCACTTTATGGGCGAGGGCTATGTGCGCCTCAACGCCGATGCCGACAAACCCGAACTCGAAGAGGGCATCCGGGCGATTATTCACCGCCTGGAAACCGGCGAACTGCGCGGAGAGATCGAGCAGATCGTGGCCGCCCACCTCAACACCTGCTTCCGGCTGGGCGCACGCTACGACTTGCTCAACTGGGAATCGGACGTGGTGGGCAGCGGCTTTTTGAGCCAGGCCATGAACATCTTGCAGGAAAGCCCGTATAGCTCGCGCCCCGCTGAAGGCAAATTTGCTGGAGCTTTCGTGATGGACGTCTCGCACTTCATGCCGGGCCTAGAAGAGTCCAAAGTGGTGCTGATGCGCTCGGACGGCAGCGCCATGTACGCTGCCAAAGACATCGGCTATCAATTCTGGAAATTCGGGCTCTTTGAAGGCATGAAATTCAAGCCGTTCATGCTCGATCCCGAAGGCCACACCATCTGGACGTCCGCCCCCGATGGTGAGCCCGATACCCAGCACCGCTTCGGCCACGCCGCTGAAGTCATCAACGTGATCGACTCGCGTCAGGAACATCCCCAGAAAGTCGTCAAAGCCAGCTTGGGCGTGGCGCAGCATCCCGAGCAGGAAGAGCGCAGCATCCATCTGTCGTACGCTTTCGTGACCTACGAGGGCCAGACCATCTCGGGCCGCAAGGGCATAGGCGTCAGCGCCGACGCGGTACTGGACGAAGCCGAGCAACTCGTCACCGAGCTGATGCAGAGTCTCAAGCCGGACGTGATCGGCACTTCCGAGGGCTCGGAGATCGTGCGCCGCATCGCGGTGGGGGCTATCCGCTTTGCCATGCTCAAGGCCGAGCCGACCCGCCAGATCGATTTCCGCTGGGATCAGGCGCTGGCCCTGCAAGGCGACACCGCGCCGTATGTGCAGTACGCGGCGGTGCGGGCCGGAAACATTCTCAAGAAAGCGGCGGCGGAAGGCTACGCCGTGGACGGCAGCGGGGCCGATTGGTCGATGGTGACGGAACTGGACTTGAACCTCGCCAAGATCGTGGCCAAGTATCCCGAAGTCATCGCCAACTCGGTGCGCGTTCACAGTCCGCATGTAGTGGCGCAGTACGCCCTCGATCTGGCGGCGGCGTTCAACGGCTGGTACAACGCCAAAACTAAGGAAGGCCGCCCCGCCACCAACGTGCTCGCAAGCGAACCGGGATTGCGTGAAGCGCGGCTCGCCTTGGTGGGCAGGTTGCAACGCGCCTTCGTGCAGACGCTGGGCCTGATCGGGATCGAGGTGCCGAGCGCGATGTGA
- a CDS encoding ComEA family DNA-binding protein: MRKPILTVLAAALLLAPASAFAKTHKPAATTMPATTTSTAMPSTTMPAATKGMMVNVNTATSADLVKIPGVSAKIAAEIIKNRPYKDTAELVKKVKGIGPKNVKKMEAMLSF, from the coding sequence ATGCGTAAACCTATTTTGACCGTGCTGGCCGCCGCTTTGCTGCTGGCCCCGGCATCTGCTTTTGCCAAAACCCATAAGCCTGCGGCAACCACTATGCCTGCCACCACCACCTCTACTGCTATGCCCTCTACCACCATGCCTGCCGCCACCAAGGGGATGATGGTCAACGTCAACACCGCCACCAGCGCCGACCTGGTAAAAATCCCCGGCGTGAGCGCCAAGATCGCCGCCGAGATCATCAAAAACCGGCCCTACAAGGACACCGCCGAATTGGTCAAAAAGGTCAAGGGCATCGGGCCAAAGAATGTCAAGAAAATGGAAGCGATGCTGAGCTTCTAA
- a CDS encoding response regulator transcription factor, translating into MRFLVIEDEPDIRRPLSASLREAGYAVDEAGSAEEAEALARSFPYDALMVDVGLPEGPVSGFDLVRRLRAGGIIAPVLYLTARDAVEDRIEGLDAGGDDYLVKPFHLGEVQARLRALARRSRAEVQSSLVWRDLKFDWTARAVYRKGERMALTAKEFSLIEVLSSHPGRVYTREELIDRVWDGRFDAESNVVETYVRNLRRKLGDDVVKTMRGLGYSFPEGD; encoded by the coding sequence ATGCGCTTTCTGGTTATTGAAGATGAACCCGATATCCGCCGCCCCTTATCGGCAAGTCTGCGCGAGGCGGGCTACGCGGTCGACGAAGCCGGCAGCGCTGAGGAAGCCGAAGCGCTGGCCCGCAGCTTTCCTTATGACGCCCTAATGGTGGACGTGGGCCTCCCGGAAGGGCCGGTCAGCGGCTTTGATCTGGTGCGGCGGCTGCGGGCGGGGGGAATTATTGCGCCCGTGCTGTACCTGACTGCCCGCGACGCGGTGGAAGACCGGATCGAAGGACTGGACGCGGGCGGCGACGATTATCTGGTCAAGCCGTTTCATCTGGGCGAGGTGCAGGCACGCCTGCGGGCGCTGGCCCGCCGCAGCCGCGCCGAGGTGCAAAGCAGCCTTGTTTGGCGCGACCTCAAGTTCGATTGGACGGCCCGCGCCGTGTACCGCAAGGGCGAGCGGATGGCGCTGACCGCCAAAGAGTTTTCGCTGATCGAGGTGCTGTCCTCGCACCCCGGGCGGGTCTACACCCGTGAAGAACTGATTGACCGGGTCTGGGACGGAAGATTTGACGCCGAGTCCAACGTGGTGGAAACCTATGTCCGCAACCTCAGGCGCAAGCTGGGCGACGACGTGGTCAAGACCATGCGCGGTCTGGGCTACAGCTTTCCTGAAGGTGACTGA
- a CDS encoding DUF4032 domain-containing protein produces MSAFSTNQAKTDVERARLLADVRDFLSVLRGMHNELTPFDWVRHLAPDAEYQLGVQAIPVDHIIGSVDRYREFDRYYLPKEKHLDERWVGIRRAQLEGKELPPIQVYKVGELYFVKDGNHRVSVARRQGQAYIDANIIELHVTVPPSEGDTLKDMIIKGEYAHFLRATKLDEVSPNHKDIFFTKPGRYAKLLEHIEARRYYLDLKPGRERPVTWEEAVESWYRRLYSRIVENIEAHGVMRRFPGRTEADLYLWVMDHRYFLSEKYGHDVGSEMATLDFSKNFAPKLHKRIGQRMKLAWRGKSEPRL; encoded by the coding sequence ATGAGCGCCTTCAGCACCAACCAAGCCAAAACCGACGTCGAACGTGCCCGCCTGCTGGCCGATGTCCGCGACTTTCTCAGCGTTCTTCGCGGAATGCACAACGAACTGACTCCCTTTGACTGGGTGCGCCACCTCGCCCCCGACGCCGAATATCAGCTCGGCGTCCAAGCCATTCCGGTGGATCACATCATCGGCTCGGTTGACCGCTACCGCGAATTTGACCGCTATTACCTGCCCAAAGAAAAGCACCTCGACGAGCGCTGGGTGGGGATTCGCCGCGCTCAACTCGAAGGCAAGGAGTTGCCGCCGATTCAGGTCTACAAAGTCGGCGAACTCTACTTCGTCAAAGACGGCAATCACCGTGTCAGCGTGGCCCGCCGCCAGGGACAGGCGTACATCGACGCCAACATCATCGAGCTGCATGTCACCGTTCCGCCCAGCGAAGGCGACACGCTCAAAGACATGATCATCAAAGGCGAGTACGCTCATTTTCTGCGTGCCACCAAACTGGATGAAGTCTCGCCCAACCACAAAGACATCTTCTTTACCAAGCCGGGGCGCTACGCCAAGCTGCTCGAACACATCGAAGCCAGGCGCTATTACCTCGACCTCAAGCCTGGACGTGAGCGCCCCGTGACCTGGGAAGAAGCGGTGGAGAGCTGGTACCGCCGACTGTACAGCCGCATCGTGGAAAATATAGAAGCGCACGGGGTGATGCGCCGTTTTCCGGGCCGCACCGAAGCCGACCTTTACCTGTGGGTTATGGATCACCGCTATTTCCTGAGCGAGAAGTACGGCCATGACGTCGGCAGCGAAATGGCCACCCTCGACTTCAGCAAGAACTTTGCTCCCAAGCTGCACAAGCGCATCGGCCAGCGGATGAAGCTGGCGTGGCGCGGCAAGTCGGAACCCAGACTCTAG
- a CDS encoding MDR family MFS transporter, with protein MTASAPAPDRARTLAVAGLLLGITLAALESSVIATAMPTVIRELGGQHLYALPFAVYLLTSTITSPLWGRASDLLGRKRLYLAGIIIFLLGSMLCGVAGSMTALIAARALQGIGAGSVQTLTFTLVGEMFTLEQRARVQGFFSGVWGIAGLVGPLVGGLIVDHASWRWVFYLNLPFGIPAVLLALRYLPSTRPQREGRAQIDWLGALLFTLGSGLLIWGLEFKLWWLALLSVGVLAGALWVESRHPSPLLPMKNLRAVLPRVGVLGNLLAGAAYFGTIAYLPLFAQGVSGQGATAAGVILTPMLLGWTGTSILAARLIGRLGTTRLTLWGFNILVVAFVLFAVLAHAPLWVISAVGFVAGSGMGFSMFTLLLAVQQATAKADLGAVTSAILFSRQMGGAVGTALMGTLIGEAAISSGGGALASGLQRAFVLALVLVVVAWVLAQTLRKVPALGGTGAQSAD; from the coding sequence ATGACCGCTTCCGCCCCCGCACCAGACCGCGCCCGCACGCTCGCCGTTGCGGGCCTCCTCTTGGGTATCACTTTGGCCGCCCTGGAGAGCAGCGTAATCGCCACCGCTATGCCCACCGTGATCCGCGAACTCGGCGGCCAGCACCTCTACGCCCTGCCGTTTGCGGTATACCTGCTGACCAGCACCATCACCAGCCCACTGTGGGGCCGCGCCAGCGACCTGCTGGGACGCAAGCGGCTGTACCTGGCAGGCATCATCATTTTCCTGCTCGGCAGTATGCTCTGCGGCGTGGCCGGCAGCATGACCGCGCTCATCGCCGCCAGAGCGCTGCAAGGCATCGGCGCAGGATCGGTGCAAACCCTGACCTTTACTTTGGTGGGCGAGATGTTCACGCTTGAGCAGCGGGCCCGCGTGCAGGGCTTTTTCAGCGGGGTTTGGGGCATCGCCGGACTCGTCGGGCCGCTGGTCGGCGGGTTGATCGTGGATCACGCTTCCTGGCGCTGGGTGTTTTATCTCAATTTGCCGTTCGGCATTCCGGCGGTGCTGCTGGCGCTGCGCTACTTGCCCAGTACCCGCCCTCAGCGCGAGGGCCGCGCCCAGATCGACTGGCTGGGGGCGCTGCTGTTTACGCTCGGCAGTGGCCTGCTGATCTGGGGACTGGAATTTAAGCTGTGGTGGCTGGCGCTGCTGAGCGTGGGCGTGCTGGCCGGAGCGCTGTGGGTCGAGTCGCGCCACCCCTCTCCCCTGCTGCCGATGAAAAACCTGAGGGCCGTCTTGCCACGCGTTGGGGTACTGGGCAATTTGCTGGCGGGAGCGGCTTATTTCGGCACCATCGCTTATCTGCCGCTGTTCGCTCAGGGCGTCAGCGGGCAGGGAGCCACCGCCGCCGGAGTCATTTTGACGCCGATGCTGTTGGGCTGGACCGGCACCAGTATTCTGGCGGCCCGCCTCATCGGCCGGCTGGGCACCACCCGGCTGACCTTGTGGGGCTTTAACATTTTGGTGGTGGCCTTCGTGCTGTTCGCGGTGCTGGCCCACGCGCCGCTGTGGGTGATCAGCGCAGTCGGCTTTGTGGCGGGCAGCGGAATGGGCTTTTCCATGTTCACGTTGCTGCTTGCCGTGCAGCAGGCCACCGCCAAGGCCGATTTGGGCGCAGTGACCAGCGCCATTTTGTTTTCGCGGCAAATGGGCGGCGCGGTGGGCACGGCCCTGATGGGCACCCTGATCGGCGAAGCAGCCATCTCGTCGGGCGGCGGGGCGCTGGCCAGCGGGCTTCAGCGGGCCTTCGTGCTGGCGCTGGTGCTGGTCGTGGTGGCCTGGGTCTTGGCCCAAACACTGCGCAAGGTGCCTGCGTTGGGTGGAACAGGGGCGCAAAGCGCGGATTAA
- a CDS encoding sensor histidine kinase: MTLRLRLTLLTAGVIFLSLAAFGGLAGVLLWRIELSSITRQITAQADALMAVASRSPGALPDTAADLLERDSITAVGRVYEDGVLIWAGGAVASGTLDSAFLSAQLPERVSRSQDYLVASRRFSASSDGNAGDGPERGVVQVGRSLRPLEQLLTRYVLIAALSLLLLSALGGVSAALAVRRALTPLDRLVRRVQHLSTSEPVPGTQERSEVGALARALDTSLAELRAERQRETLFLASASHELRTPVTAMLADLQHTLARERSPEEVLAALHRTERTAGRLRQLTGNLMSLTRAQHLGERQTADLLDLAGEAIDLLQPLALKREIDLWLEGAATPAQVDVSLFSGVLENLIGNALKFSPEGGHVSVRVLPLRGGAELVVEDSGPGFPTGPLTEAFVRGVFAHKAGQAPEGFGLGLAVVRQVVEAHGGSLELGERAGGGASVRVVLPAASARPSAEKAEPELSLDL; the protein is encoded by the coding sequence GTGACTCTGCGCCTGCGCCTGACTTTACTCACCGCAGGCGTGATTTTTTTGTCGCTGGCGGCGTTTGGCGGGCTGGCCGGCGTGCTGCTGTGGCGCATCGAACTCAGCAGCATCACCCGCCAGATCACCGCGCAGGCCGACGCGCTGATGGCGGTGGCCAGCCGCTCACCCGGCGCGTTGCCCGACACCGCCGCCGACCTCCTCGAGCGCGACAGCATCACGGCGGTGGGGCGGGTCTACGAAGACGGAGTGCTGATCTGGGCCGGCGGGGCGGTGGCCTCCGGCACGCTGGATTCAGCTTTTCTGAGTGCCCAACTGCCGGAGCGCGTCAGCCGCAGCCAAGACTATCTGGTGGCCAGTCGGCGCTTTTCAGCGTCTTCGGACGGCAACGCCGGCGACGGCCCAGAGCGCGGCGTGGTGCAGGTCGGGCGCAGCTTGCGGCCCTTAGAGCAGCTGCTGACCCGCTACGTCTTGATCGCGGCGCTGAGCTTGCTGCTGCTCTCGGCGCTGGGAGGCGTTTCGGCGGCGCTGGCGGTGCGCCGGGCGCTGACGCCGCTTGACCGCTTGGTGCGGCGGGTGCAGCATCTGTCGACTTCCGAGCCGGTGCCGGGCACGCAGGAGCGCAGCGAGGTCGGAGCGCTCGCCCGCGCCCTCGACACCAGCTTGGCCGAACTGCGGGCCGAGCGGCAGCGCGAAACTTTATTTTTGGCCAGCGCTTCGCACGAACTCCGCACGCCCGTGACCGCCATGCTGGCCGACTTGCAGCACACCTTGGCGCGCGAGCGCTCGCCGGAAGAAGTCTTGGCCGCCCTGCACCGCACCGAGCGCACCGCTGGCCGGCTGCGCCAACTCACCGGCAACTTGATGAGCCTGACCAGAGCCCAGCACCTCGGTGAGCGCCAAACCGCCGACTTGCTCGACCTGGCCGGAGAAGCCATCGACTTGCTGCAACCGCTGGCCCTCAAACGCGAGATCGATTTGTGGCTCGAAGGCGCGGCGACCCCCGCGCAGGTGGACGTATCCCTGTTTTCAGGCGTGCTGGAAAATTTGATCGGCAACGCCCTCAAGTTTTCACCGGAAGGCGGACACGTCAGCGTGCGGGTTTTGCCGCTCAGGGGCGGCGCGGAGCTGGTCGTCGAGGACAGCGGCCCGGGCTTTCCGACTGGCCCGCTGACCGAGGCCTTTGTACGCGGCGTCTTTGCCCACAAAGCAGGCCAAGCGCCGGAAGGCTTTGGCCTCGGGCTGGCAGTGGTGCGCCAAGTGGTAGAAGCGCACGGCGGCAGTCTGGAACTCGGTGAACGGGCGGGCGGCGGGGCCAGCGTGCGGGTGGTCTTGCCCGCCGCTTCCGCACGGCCCAGCGCCGAAAAAGCGGAACCTGAACTTTCACTTGACCTTTAG
- a CDS encoding glycosyltransferase family 2 protein has product MLTRWQALEYITAQNLERRALAQLNAISVVPGAIGAWRREVLLSLGSFDHDTLAEDADLTMRALRAGHKVTYELGAVARTEAPDTLQGFLRQRDRWMFGTLQATWKQRGAWKSGAAHSRSRSRGLVHDHRHAFR; this is encoded by the coding sequence TTGCTGACCCGCTGGCAAGCGCTGGAATACATAACCGCGCAAAATCTGGAGCGCCGCGCCCTGGCCCAACTCAACGCCATCAGCGTGGTGCCGGGGGCCATCGGGGCGTGGCGGCGAGAAGTGCTGCTCTCGCTGGGCAGCTTTGACCACGATACCCTCGCCGAGGACGCCGACCTGACCATGCGGGCGCTCAGGGCCGGTCACAAAGTCACTTACGAACTCGGCGCAGTGGCCCGCACCGAAGCTCCCGACACGCTGCAAGGCTTTCTGCGCCAACGCGACCGCTGGATGTTCGGCACCTTACAGGCCACCTGGAAGCAGCGCGGAGCCTGGAAAAGCGGCGCGGCGCACTCACGCAGCCGGTCACGCGGTCTAGTGCATGACCACAGGCATGCCTTCAGGTAA
- a CDS encoding CBS domain-containing protein — translation MTPLRTIMTRDLVTASKDASLKEVAALMADNDIGNVLFMDGDKLVGILTDRDIVVRAVAFGRDSGSLAVDHATADPFSLDVETDITAAAAQMGERQIRRLPVTENGKVVGIVSLGDLSNRANGDADQTALEGISTPTL, via the coding sequence ATGACTCCTTTAAGAACCATCATGACCCGTGACCTCGTGACCGCCAGCAAAGACGCCAGCCTCAAAGAAGTTGCCGCGCTGATGGCCGACAACGACATCGGCAACGTGCTGTTTATGGACGGCGACAAGCTGGTCGGCATCTTGACCGACCGCGACATCGTGGTGCGGGCGGTGGCGTTTGGCCGCGACTCAGGCAGCCTAGCGGTTGACCACGCCACCGCTGATCCCTTTAGCCTCGACGTCGAGACCGACATCACCGCCGCCGCCGCGCAGATGGGCGAGCGCCAGATTCGCCGGTTGCCCGTCACTGAAAACGGCAAGGTGGTGGGCATCGTCAGCCTTGGCGATCTCAGCAACCGTGCCAACGGAGATGCCGATCAAACCGCGCTGGAAGGCATCAGCACGCCGACGTTGTAA
- a CDS encoding S1C family serine protease yields the protein MLPSKSRPRPARHLAAILLGLSLGAVGISAAQSAMPTLPNPPAGSGLLQNSPLAPKPLSASEAKSLRSIFTKSRPGSLRLEQCPVKGSCVAPDGEPDGLGSGFVIESGKNGTLALTAYHVVFGAKNLVAVTADKTRYPATVVAYDDSHDVALLKINVPAGRTLAVLPIAAEMPKVGQSALAIGNGGGEFLVSKTGRLTALDVAASRANFPSGTLELTAPLVPGDSGGPILNAQGEVMGIVSYISARATPFGIATQSSYAVPVTKASPLLSELRSGVKVDAPVIGLLSFGDIADEYFEPLGLGKLPGAVFTSVTKGSPADQAGLKPLKPLTSDEYGTPTRLSGDVITAINGVRIRNFDELLSAVRARKVGDTIKLSVVRDGKAIPDLSLKLGPRTITAEEQR from the coding sequence ATGTTGCCCTCAAAATCGCGCCCGCGCCCGGCTCGCCACCTCGCCGCCATACTCCTCGGCCTCAGTTTGGGCGCAGTCGGCATCTCCGCCGCCCAAAGCGCCATGCCCACTTTGCCTAATCCTCCGGCAGGCAGCGGCCTCTTGCAAAATTCACCGCTCGCGCCCAAACCGCTGAGTGCCAGCGAAGCCAAGAGCCTGAGGAGCATCTTCACCAAGTCGCGCCCCGGCAGCCTGCGCTTAGAGCAGTGCCCGGTCAAAGGCAGTTGTGTGGCCCCCGACGGCGAACCCGACGGGCTGGGCAGCGGCTTTGTGATCGAGTCGGGCAAAAACGGCACGCTGGCACTGACGGCTTACCACGTGGTGTTCGGAGCCAAGAATCTGGTGGCGGTGACCGCCGACAAAACCCGTTATCCAGCGACGGTGGTGGCTTACGACGACTCACACGACGTGGCCCTGCTCAAAATCAACGTTCCGGCGGGCCGCACTCTTGCCGTGTTGCCGATCGCCGCCGAGATGCCCAAAGTCGGTCAGAGTGCGCTGGCGATCGGCAACGGGGGCGGCGAATTTCTGGTGTCCAAAACGGGTCGGCTCACCGCGCTTGACGTGGCCGCCAGCCGCGCCAATTTTCCTTCCGGTACGCTTGAACTGACCGCGCCTTTGGTGCCGGGTGACAGCGGCGGGCCGATTTTGAACGCTCAGGGCGAAGTGATGGGCATCGTCAGTTACATCAGCGCCCGCGCCACGCCGTTCGGCATTGCTACCCAGTCGTCTTACGCGGTGCCGGTGACCAAAGCCAGCCCGCTGCTAAGCGAACTGCGCAGCGGCGTCAAGGTGGACGCCCCCGTCATTGGCCTGCTGTCATTTGGTGACATTGCCGACGAGTATTTTGAACCGCTGGGCTTGGGCAAATTGCCGGGGGCGGTGTTTACCTCGGTGACCAAAGGCAGCCCCGCCGATCAGGCCGGACTCAAACCTCTCAAGCCGCTGACCAGTGACGAGTACGGCACTCCGACCCGGCTTAGCGGCGACGTGATCACCGCCATCAACGGCGTGCGGATTCGCAACTTTGATGAGCTGCTCAGCGCCGTGCGGGCACGCAAAGTTGGCGACACCATCAAGCTCAGTGTGGTGCGCGACGGCAAAGCGATTCCTGACTTGAGTCTCAAGCTGGGGCCGCGCACCATCACGGCGGAAGAGCAGCGGTAA